The Ziziphus jujuba cultivar Dongzao chromosome 1, ASM3175591v1 genome segment TATGCAAATCTAGGACCTTGTGCATTGTAAGAAAGAAATTGTCTAGTGAAATTGAGGTGTCCAAGCAAAGCTGTTGTGCAATGGAACCCTTATTCTTATGTTGGCCAACTCGGTGATCATGGAAtgcaatatataattatatataattcaatcgATCAACAAACCACGCTTTAAGATATTGATGTGGAGAGATTAGAAAGAGTGGGACAAAAAGGTAGACCTAGCAATTTGGGTCATGACACGGCGATATGACTCAAAaatgacacggaataaatggatttgagtttattataaatgggtttggtTCAACCTATTTAATACGATTATTAATAGTATCATTTTCGGATTGACCCGTTATCACCTATTTATTAAACATGTcaatttcaacccgacacgattatacacctattacaacccatttaaatttaattttaaattataattttatcactaatataatatttaataactaaaaaaatattataacttaaaaatgtataaaaacaattttctattactaattttttaaaaacaaaaaataaatctttaataaaataagaacaaaaacaaaaacataaaaaaaaaaatttcggatCTAAAACTCAAGCCCCACTTTTCATCTTATTCTCTAGCACTTCACAACGCAGCCACCAGTAAGCCCCATCGCCATCGGCCATCAAAGCTTCCTTCCTCTACCCCTTGCTTCTTCTCTTTGCCTCAATcttagtctctctctctctctatctctctttctcttttttcttactttggtcttttattatttcttctcATTGATTTGGTGtcctaaaatctaaattttgaaagaacaaaGGAGAAGAAGCTACTTTCAACAGACATGATGAGTCCTTTAgtgaatcattttttatttttattagatttttaagtAGACAAAGGATGTTTATATGAAGCCCTATGTTTATTTGAAGAAATGGAGTTGAAATTTTAGGAgtgtatattttaattttaattggctTGGTATAATGCTATCCCCTGGCTTAGTAAATTTTGAAGAACACCCTAAATTATTCACCAGAACCCGAGAAAGCTACTCAAATCTCTACTTTGTTTGGTTGAATTATGAAGCAGGAGAGTTGAAATCTGCAGTAATATTGACATTTTTACGGCTTAAATTACTAATTTCCATTTTAACTATTTCACTTGCTTGGTCataatgatttttaattaattaatttaattttatttttatctttgggTTCAGCAATGCAGGGTCTTTGAGAGTTCTGTACATATTCTTGATGAACAATgagtaatttttatattaagttGAAGCAAATGCTAAACTTtcaaatttgcatatcataaaGCAATTTCGAgttacataaaaaaagaaaaaaaatgtttgaatttCCTTTTCTTGATACAAGTAGTTGATGTTTTCGGCCCAACTAGTAAATTTTCTGTGGGATTATAAAGCCAATAGTATATTGATACTTATTTTATATCAATAGGAGGCGGTTTTTGAGAATCTAAAAGAGCATGCAATTTAAGCGAACTATTGGGTGTTAATGTTACACCTCTATATGTTATATGATAGATGTTTGCAAAATTCTCATTCCTTTCCTGGATAATAATTGGAGTCTATTATTTTGTCAAAAAGTTTATtaagtatgtatttttttatttgattattttttggtGAGTGATGGGACTTTTTTATGAACCATGCTTTATGTAGATTGTATAGGGCCATTCACCTTTCAAGCAGTTGGTAGACAAGTATGCCTTAAAAACTAATCGGAACTTGTTTATGAAGTTGTTGGAAGTTTGTGgctttcttgaatttttttatttcctttgaattttttctttgttttatgaaTATCTGGattgtattattcaaaatttatgaatatcTTGATTGTATTACTTTGGTTGAAGCTGATTGCATAGATATTTGGCCATCTTATACCTCTTATAGCttgggaaataaaaaaaattatatatgtgcatatgtgtgtatatatttttctttgagatttgaaaataaaaaattatatacatgtttattataaggttgttacaatattttgttttaatatataatttgtttttttgaaaacatgtagATAAACATGGATGGACTTCAAGTAAATCTTGAATCAAGTAGCTTTGAAATATCTATTAATTTAGAAGATGATGCAAGTCCTATGGAGGGAGTCACAAGTGAGCATAAAGTGAAAAGTAAGAGAAAACTCACTTCAAAGGTTTGAGCATAAAGTGAAACGTAAGAGAAAACTCACTTCAAAGGTTTGGTCTTACTTTGATGTGCTTCCATTGGATGTTGATGGTAAGCAAAAATGTAAACATAAAGGTTGTGGTATAATTTATCTTTGTGATAGTAAATATGGAATGGAAAATTTGATGTgtcatttaaaaaattgtgtGAGAAGAAACATTCGTGATATAGGCCAATTATTGATATATCAAGATAGAGGGACTATCTcattaaatgcatttaaatttaactttgaaCATTTTCAAGAATTGGTAACTTCGGCCATAATCATGCATGATTTGCCTTTCCAATTTGTTGAGTATGAGGGAATTAGAACCATATTTCAATATTTGCATCCTGATATACAACTTGTTTCTAGAAATACTGCTAAGTTGGATGTTCTTAAAATGCATTTGAAGGAAAAATGTAGGATAAAATGCATGTTGGATGCAACTCCTGGTagaattttttttggcttttgattTATGGACTTCTGCAACTACTAATGGATATATATGTCTTACTTGCCATTTCATTGACAAAGAATGAGTCTTGCAAAAAAAAGTGTTAAATTTCTGTTATATGCCACCTCCACATACCGGTATAGCATTGGTAGAAAAACTATACTTTTTGTTGTGTGAATAGGGAATTAAGACaaagttattttctttaactttggATAATGCTTCTGCCAATGATTTCTCTGTTGATATATTAGTTACTCAATTGCAATTAAAGGGGTTATAGTTTGTAATGGTGATTTTTTTCATCTTAGATGTTATGctcatataattaatttggtgGTACAAGATGGGTTGAAAGATATTGATAATGTTGTTCATAAGATTCGCGAAAGTATTAAATATGTAAGAGGGTCACAAGTAAGAAaacaaaagtttttaaaatgtgTTAAATAGTTGTCAATGGACTCTAAGAGAGGTTTGAGGCAAGATGTGCCTACTAGATGGAACTCTACATATTTAATACTTGAAAGTGCATTGTACTATCGACGTGCCTTTTGTCATTTGGAACTAAGTGATTCAAATTATAAGAGTTGTCCTTCTAGTCATGAGTGGAGAAGATTGAAAAGATAAGCAGATTCTTGGGTTTGTTTTATGATATCACTTGTATATTTTCGGACACTAAATATCCTCCctcaaatttgtaattttcctcggttttcttttgttatgttacattgaaggaaaatattgaaagtgaGGATGATTACTTGAGAACCATGGCTAATCAAATGCTTAAAAACTTTGAGAAGTATTGGTCAAAATTTAGTTTGATATTAGCAATTGCAGTGGTTATGGATTCTTGATATAAGCTTCAATTTTGTAGATTGGTgttatagaaaaatttatggagcAAGTGGTTCTAGTGAGTTTATACATGTGAAgagcaaattattttcaatatttaaggaGTATGTTCAAAAAAGACCTTTAACATCTTCTACACATTCtttggagaaagaaaagagtacCACATCTTGTGGTGTTAGAGAAGATGTCATTTCTTTTAGAAAGACAGTTAGTTCCATTTTGAAGGTAAATgactattaaattttttatttattttaatttttgtatttttgttaattagtgattatctataattttttgaaaaataatcttattgaaatttttattttctaacaatgtaggaatttaatatttgtaaacTTGAAGAGTTAGGTGCCAAtacaaaaaaaatcacaattgaAGCTTTATTTAGAGGAGCCAAAGATGGCtattgaaattgaattgaatgtgCTTGATTATTGGGAAGCAAATTAGTTTTGTTATCCCAAAGTTACTTCAATGGCTCGTGATCTATTGAGTATCCCTATATCCACCGTTGCTTCTGAATACGCTTTTAGCATTAGTGGACGAGTATTAGATTAATTTCATAGTTCATTAAAGCCTAGCACTATTGAAGCAATAGTTTGTACAAGAGATTGGTTATTTGggaaaaaatgtaattatttttattaatgttttctttatttcatttgcatatataaataatttttttgtttcactaattTATGGAATGCAAGAAAAATTTCAAGCACAACTTGATGATCTTACTGAAGATGTTTTGAGCTGTGATATCAATAAAGAAGAATCTTCAAGTCAATGCTCTAATTATGCCAATACTCAAGCATAAGGTAATATcaatcttaaaatttatttaatttattttattatattttaatattttatttcttgtttgatatttaattgattttttttatttactttgatATTATGACTCCAGGCCGGATTGTTAAGTATCAAAAATTGACGTATttggtttggaatttggacatcaacaaataaatttgaagcataatgatagttatgtcctttttcctttggttttaaATGTATTATGGTAACAATTTGAGACTATTTATATGGTTGtgataccatttattttattttgtattggtgtattactattattaggacattaaaattttatgttggtgtattgaatttttttttttttagcacatATTAAGACTTATGTATTGTGAATTAcaatttttggcattttaaacaAGTTATTTCAATAAATAGGTTAGTTTTTGGGTTAATAGATTAGTTTTCAAGTTAACagatcaatttcaggttaacggatTAATAGATCAACACGACGCATTAaagtaatcgtgttaaacggatcATGTCGTGTTGACcagtttataaacaggtcggatTAGTATTTTGGATACCCAACAgaattaataaatggatcgtgtTCGGATTAGATATTTTTGACCTGATTATTAAACGAGTTGATACGAACACGAATTGTCAGGTCTACCAAAAGGTGAGAAATCATCAAAGTTAAATGCACAACCACAGGAAAAGTGGATGACTTTTTAATTATAGGTACAAAATTGTACAATATAATAGCTTAATTACACAGGGATAATAATTAAAGATGCTAGGCTTATGAACTACATAACAACACAATATATTATGACGCAATGCTTAGTTCACGCTATAGCTACAGACACGTGATTAAAGAGGTGATTAACATATAGATATAGCTAGGAATGCACAGAGACTGCCTCGTGATACCGTACATCCAATTGTGCGTTACGTGTACAGATGGCAGTGTCATCAATTTAGACTTGTAGGGTACCAGAGCGTAAATATTTGGCGACGAAAAGCTTGCGAACCAACTTGTACAACTTTTTGGTAAATACCAACTTGTACAACTTGGTCATTATAAAAAAGAGAAACCGAAGTGTGCGGATCAACACAACCATCCCGAGCAACAAAATCCAAGCACTAGTAGTAAAATCCAACATAGTATTTACCATGTATAGCTTAGCAACGGGTGTTATCAACTTTACTGCTTCTTCGAAGGTGAGCGTGACAAAAGTAAGAGTGAGACACATAGCTACTGTCAAAAGCCACATACAAAACTTATACTGCAGAGGTATTCCGCTGATCAGCAATAGTATTATGCTCAGGGATGTAAGGAAAGCCCCGGCATTATAATTTACAAGTGAAAGATATCCATAAGAATAGCCAAATACGGCGTTTCCGGCATGACATTTAACTTCTGCGGCGCAACCAGCGCTgcctttttctttatcttcttgCCAGACACCACCGGGAGGGTTAACAACAATTTGGAATGCCATTGTTGCGATCACAGTAGCCCCCACCATCAGTCCGCTGTTTCTATCTTTCAATGAAGTATCGCCCTCGTATTTCATGAACTGTTTCAATTTGTTCCATCCCCTTCTGATGCGTGTTTTGGCTTTTGCTTTTGTCGATGATGAGATTTCTGGTGGTGGTGATGATATTCTCTCAGCCTGATGACCAGTTATTGCTGCTGCTTCTACTACTACaacttgttgttgttgttgttgttgcttttgTCGTCTGTGGAGAAGACCACCGCCCACATGAACATGCTTGATATCCTTAAGAAGAATATTCTGGACTTGGAAGCTTTTCAAGTCTTTTGGAAGGTGCCCTACCATGTCAATTGCTGTTAAACCGCTCTGATTCTCCATTTCAGCTGCTTCCGCTTTCACTCCTGGTATCGATAGCAAGAATTTTATAGTCTGCATCCagtcattaattttatttatgagcAGTACTGCCTCTCTTTCAAAATGATCAATAATCAAATCGAGAAATGGTGCGGAACCGGAAAAAATCATAATCTAATGGAGATTATATATATCTTAAGtcagtgtgtatatatatgtatgtcaaTTAAAGATGTTTTAGTTGATATGTCGGTCACTCCCAGATCTGGAAGTTTACACACACCTAGAAggttataagttaaaaaaaaataaaaaaataaatttggatatATATGTACGCACCTCAAGTTGCTTTAGCATCACAGCCAAGTGCAAAATGGTGTTGCCACATTTCTGATCTTTTGAGTTGAGGAACTCGCTATTATGATCATCATCAACAGTTCGAACCAGCACTTTTAGAGCCTCCAATTGGTTATATTGAACACACAGGTGAAGAACCGTTTCTCCTTCACTAAGCTTCTTTTGAATTGACGTTGGTTCCGCGCTAACAAGTATTTCCATCACTTCAACGCGTCCT includes the following:
- the LOC107435683 gene encoding ankyrin repeat-containing protein ITN1-like, translated to MEVRRDEEARMMRLYKASSEGCVATLNSLMEEDPLTLSKISVNRFGETPLHISDSLGHLNFTKRLVSRKPKLAEELDLLKRSPLHLASAEGHNEIVETLVKASKGMCLAVDEDGKIPLHYAAMRGRVEVMEILVSAEPTSIQKKLSEGETVLHLCVQYNQLEALKVLVRTVDDDHNSEFLNSKDQKCGNTILHLAVMLKQLETIKFLLSIPGVKAEAAEMENQSGLTAIDMVGHLPKDLKSFQVQNILLKDIKHVHVGGGLLHRRQKQQQQQQQVVVVEAAAITGHQAERISSPPPEISSSTKAKAKTRIRRGWNKLKQFMKYEGDTSLKDRNSGLMVGATVIATMAFQIVVNPPGGVWQEDKEKGSAGCAAEVKCHAGNAVFGYSYGYLSLVNYNAGAFLTSLSIILLLISGIPLQYKFCMWLLTVAMCLTLTFVTLTFEEAVKLITPVAKLYMVNTMLDFTTSAWILLLGMVVLIRTLRFLFFIMTKLYKLVFTKKLYKLVRKLFVAKYLRSGTLQV